From the genome of Streptomyces ficellus:
GACGGGCATCCTCACCCCCAGCGGCGGCCGGCTGCGGGTCGCGGGCATCGACCCCTCCCGGGACAGGACCCGGCTGGCGCGCCGCATCGGGGTGGTGTTCGGGCAGCGTACGACGCTGTGGTGGGACCTTCCGCTGCGCGACTCCTACCGCCTGGTGCACCGCATGTACCGGATCCCGGAGGCCCGGTTCCGCGAGAACCTGGAGCGGTGCGTCGAACTGCTCGACCTGGGCGCGCTGCTGGAGGTGCCGGTCCGTCAGCTGTCGCTGGGGCAGCGGATGCGCGGCGACATCGCGGCGGCGCTGCTGCACGACCCGGAGGTCCTCTACCTGGACGAGCCGACGATCGGCCTGGACGTCATCTCCAAGGCGAAGGTGCGCGACTTCCTCCGGGACCTGAACGCCGAACGCGGCACGACGGTGCTCCTGACCACGCACGACCTGACCGACATCGAGCAGCTGTGCAAGCGCGTGATGGTCATCGACCACGGGCGGCTGATGTACGACGGGCCGCTGGCCGGGCTGCACGAGGTGGGCGAGAGCGAGCGGACGCTGGTGGTGGACCTGGAGCGCGAACTGCCGCCCATCACCGCGGACGGCGCCCGGGTGGTGCGGGTCGAGGGGCCGCGGCAGTGGCTGGCCTTCCCCGCCGCGCGGTCGGCCGCGCCGCTGGTGGCCCGGATCGCGGCGGAGTACCCGCTGATGGACCTGTCGGTGCGGGAGCCGGACATCGAGACGGTGATCGCGAGGATGTACGCGGAACGGTCGACGGGCGGGTGAGGGTGCCGCCCTGCGAGGGTTCCCCGCGTCTGGTCCCCGCGTGGGGTCCCCGCGTGGGGCTCGGCGGGCGTCCGGCGGCACTTCCGGGCGGCGGGCCGACGGGCTTGTGACGGCGCCCCGCACTAGGCTGTTCGTATGACGAGCGAACTGCCCGAGATGCGGGCCTCGGACGCCGACCGTGAGCGCATCGCGGAGCGGCTGCGGGAAGCGGTCGCGGAGGGCCGCCTCGACATGACCGAGTTCGAGGAGCGGCTCGACCTGGCGTACAAGGCGCGTACGCAGGGCGAGTTGGTCCCGCTCGTCCGCGACCTCCCGGAGCCCGCCGCCGCCCCGGCGGCCGGTGACCCCGCCTGGCCGGCCCGGGTCGGCAGGCCCGCCACGTCGAAGGGCGCGTTCGCCTTCTGGAGCGGGTTCGGCCGGCGCGGCAGGTGGAGCGTCGCCCGCAACTTCACCGCGGGCGTCCTCCAGGGCGGCGGTGACATCGACCTGCGCGAGGCGGACTTCGAGGACCGCGAGATCGTCATCCGCTGCTTCGCCGTCATGGGCGGCATCCAGGTGGTCGTCCCGCCCGAGCTGCACGTCGAGGTCTCCGGCTTCGGCTTCATGGGCGGCTTCGACGACCGGGGCGCGGGCGAGGGCACACCCGGCTCGCCGCGCGTGCGCATCACCGGGTTCGCGCTGATGGGCGGGGTGGACGTACGCCGCAAGGAGCGCAAGCGGGCGCGCAAGCAACTGGGGAAGTGACGGGCGGGGCGGCTGGTCCGTCCCGGCCGCGGGGCCGACCGTCAGGGCCGGCCGCCGTGCCCGCGTCGGCCGGCTGCCGTGCCCGCGCCCGTGCTCGGGCGGGTGGCCGTGCCCGCGCGTCGGCCGGCTGCCGTGCCCGTACCGACGAGGCACCGTACCCGTACCGACGGGCGCCGTACCGGCTCCGGGGCGAGCGCCGTACCGGCTCCGGGGGCGGTCGCCGTACCGCCCCCGGCGTATCGCACCCGTGATCGGGGAACTCGTCGTGCGGTTGGGGAGTACCTGAGGTAGGGACATAGGTACGCGTGCGCGTGGACGGGTGGAGCCGGATGAACCAAACGAAGTCGCCGCTGGTCGCCTTCTCGTACACGGCCGCGGACGAGGAGAAGCGGCAGGGCGTGCGCCGGATGAAGCTCACGGCGACCGCCCTGCTGCTCCTGGTGGCCGTGATCTACGTCCTGGCCACCTGGGCGCGGAACTCCGGCGTCACCGGCTGGCCCGGCTACGTGGCGGCGGCGGCCGAGGCGGGCATGGTCGGCGCGCT
Proteins encoded in this window:
- a CDS encoding ABC transporter ATP-binding protein; protein product: MDVERRTETETETEAAAAGTAALEAAAGAAGADLPDRGEAHAGGGAGESDFIELDGVEKVFDVRRKAGRLRRERHQVRAVDGISFRIPRGEMVGYIGPNGAGKSTTIKMLTGILTPSGGRLRVAGIDPSRDRTRLARRIGVVFGQRTTLWWDLPLRDSYRLVHRMYRIPEARFRENLERCVELLDLGALLEVPVRQLSLGQRMRGDIAAALLHDPEVLYLDEPTIGLDVISKAKVRDFLRDLNAERGTTVLLTTHDLTDIEQLCKRVMVIDHGRLMYDGPLAGLHEVGESERTLVVDLERELPPITADGARVVRVEGPRQWLAFPAARSAAPLVARIAAEYPLMDLSVREPDIETVIARMYAERSTGG
- a CDS encoding DUF1707 SHOCT-like domain-containing protein, whose amino-acid sequence is MTSELPEMRASDADRERIAERLREAVAEGRLDMTEFEERLDLAYKARTQGELVPLVRDLPEPAAAPAAGDPAWPARVGRPATSKGAFAFWSGFGRRGRWSVARNFTAGVLQGGGDIDLREADFEDREIVIRCFAVMGGIQVVVPPELHVEVSGFGFMGGFDDRGAGEGTPGSPRVRITGFALMGGVDVRRKERKRARKQLGK